In a single window of the Biomphalaria glabrata chromosome 13, xgBioGlab47.1, whole genome shotgun sequence genome:
- the LOC106051137 gene encoding alpha-(1,6)-fucosyltransferase-like, translating into MGRESDSLKSTEHNFSSRQSILLLAIMVYSLGIVGQYFLLNTDKLDKSISQLQDTIQTIEAKNNELLKRLDYLKLQDISRTDKVTRAYRDIFNRVDMVFKDLERYKSGAGRRLRKQIVEAELTRRLSTSLSRMSYEQEKNRRKLETLVRELWLFVEAYQFSQKQVDKATVSNSWAMQNIIRSTDANDSLVSKFKTTLRGYKRSIDHALDTLRGSDGLDNDRLAMSLELGERVQRRLSAVQNPPNCSAAKYIVCPLKPCGFGCVIHHYVQCLIMAYATGRVMVISDESGPDERQPFKDMSETCASENITVMEKLEGTRSQERVLRHVIIEEVSEEARKIMPLAIPADLAPKLNLFHGNPSAWWVGQLAAYIMRPTPEYQQELNELTERLDLEGLYVGIHVRRTDKIIEAAYHELKEYMQYVEQYYENLQTPVLKRKVFLASDENLIDEARLSYPNFTFIHNPNISMDRNSMDGFKGLVTDIFFLAHSQFLVCTFSSQVCRLAYELMQTMHGDASNWFRSLDDIYYFGGQTHHLVRAMESNEEGEDLEGNKIIKLRKGDLIETAGNHWNGFSKGTLLSTGETGLYPSYKVEDVLEYVCLPDFANISSLFPLV; encoded by the exons ATGGGAAGAGAATCTGATAGTCTCAAGAGTACCGAACACAACTTCAGCTCAAGACAGTCCATTCTTCTCCTCGCCATTATGGTGTACTCGCTTGGTATTGTAGGCCAGTACTTTCTGTTGAATACCGACAAGCTGGATAAATCAATTAGTCAACTCCAGGATACAATTCAAACGATTGAG GCTAAAAACAACGAGCTTCTGAAAAGACTTGACTATCTAAAGTTGCAAGACATCTCCAGGACAGACAAAGTGACCAGAGCTTATCGGGACATATTCAACAGAGTCGACATGGTGTTCAAGGATCTCGAAAGATACAAATCAGGAGCTGGACGGAGGCTCAGGAAGCAAATTGTCGAGGCCGAGCTCACTAGAAGACTCTCAACTAGTTTATCAAGAATGAGCTACGAGCAAGAGAAGAATCGAAGGAAGCTCGAGACCCTTGTGCGGGAGCTGTGGCTCTTTGTGGAGGCCTATCAATTCTCTCAGAAACAAGTTGATAAAGCTACAGTCTCGAACTCTTGGGCGATGCAGAATATAATAAGGTCGACAGACGCGAACGATTCGCTTGTGTCTAAGTTCAAGACTACCTTACGAGGATATAAACGATCTATTGATCACGCCCTTGATACCCTGCGTGGCTCAGACGGTCTCGACAATGACAGATTGGCTATGTCACTGGAACTTGGGGAGAGGGTCCAAAGAAGACTGAGCGCTGTTCAAAACCCGCCCAACTGTTCTGCGGCCAAATACATCGTTTGCCCACTAAAGCCGTGCGGCTTTGGTTGCGTTATCCACCACTACGTCCAGTGCTTGATTATGGCCTACGCAACTGGTAGAGTGATGGTAATCTCCGACGAAAGCGGCCCCGACGAGAGGCAACCGTTTAAGGATATGAGCGAGACGTGCGCCAGTGAGAATATCACTGTCATGGAAAAGTTGGAGGGGACTCGCAGCCAAGAACGTGTACTACGGCATGTAATTATTGAGGAAGTTTCTGAGGAAGCCAGGAAGATCATGCCTTTGGCTATACCTGCAGATCTCGCtccaaaactaaatttattccACGGAAATCCATCGGCTTGGTGGGTCGGGCAGTTAGCAGCCTACATTATGAGACCAACACCTGAATATCAG CAAGAGCTAAATGAACTAACAGAGAGACTCGACTTGGAAGGTCTTTATGTTGGAATACACGTTCGTCGAACAGATAAAATAA TCGAGGCGGCGTATCACGAACTGAAGGAGTACATGCAGTATGTGGAACAATATTATGAAAACCTTCAAACTCCAGTCTTAAAGAGGAAAGTTTTCTTAGCGTCAGATGAGAATCTGATAGACGAGGCGAGATTATCATATCCAAATTTTACTTTCATTCACAACCCGAACATTTCAATGGACAGGAACAGCATGGACGGTTTCAAGGGACTGGTCACAGACATTTTCTTCCTCGCCCATTCGCAGTTCCTGGTCTGCACCTTTTCCTCCCAGGTGTGTCGGCTGGCCTACGAGCTGATGCAGACAATGCACGGTGACGCCTCAAACTGGTTTCGCTCCCTGGACGACATCTACTACTTCGGCGGACAGACACACCACCTGGTCCGGGCCATGGAGTCAAATGAGGAGGGTGAGGACCTCGAGGGAAACAAGATAATAAAGTTAAGGAAGGGTGATCTAATCGAGACTGCGGGTAACCACTGGAATGGTTTCTCCAAAGGAACATTACTAAGTACTGGTGAAACAGGATTGTATCCTTCTTACAAAGTAGAAGATGTGTTGGAGTATGTCTGCTTGCCAGATTTTGCAAacatttcttctctctttccattAGTATAA
- the LOC106059622 gene encoding COP9 signalosome complex subunit 7a-like has translation MSSAEKTANPLEPFLLLLKDAKQAGAASIVTQAMGAPNVFVFGEILHLPNVQELANGPHAAVFQLLNVFAYGTYKDYKASTAQLPDLTAAQLTKLRHLTVVSLATKTKCIPYSVLLDELAIDNVRNLEDLIIEVIYADIIHGKLDQKNQQLEVDYAIGRDIHDNALTEVVNVLQQWCNGCEGVLKSIEEQIIRANTFKEKQNQQQAALEDEVLNIKKTIKTTQQQDLDEAMVTDSRSDLTADKSSKKTTKTKGLRGSNPGKLWK, from the exons ATGTCATCTGCAGAGAAAACTGCCAACCCACTAGAACCTTTTCTGTTGCTACTAAAAGATGCTAAACAAGCAGGCGCTGCCAGTATTGTAACCCAGGCTATGGGTGCACCTAATGTCTTTGTATTTGGGGAGATTCTTCATTTGCCTAATGTTCAAGAG CTAGCAAATGGCCCCCATGCTGCTGTGTTCCAGTTGTTAAATGTATTTGCATATGGAACTTACAAAGATTACAAAG CAAGTACAGCCCAGTTGCCAGACCTCACAGCAGCCCAGCTAACTAAACTCAGGCATTTAACAGTTGTGTCCTTGGCAAcgaaaacaaaa tgcatTCCTTATTCTGTTTTATTGGATGAATTGGCAATTGATAATGTGAGGAATTTAGAG GATCTGATAATTGAAGTTATATATGCTGACATCATTCATGGAAAGCTTGATCAAAAGAACCAACAACTGGAAGTGGACTATGCTATAGGAAGGGACATACACGACAATGCATTGACAGAGGTGGTCAATGTTCTACAGCAGTG GTGTAATGGATGTGAAGGTGTCTTAAAAAGTATAGAGGAACAGATCATCAGAGCCAATACATTCAAAGAGAAGCAAAATCAACAGCAAGCAGCTTTAGAGGATGAG GTTTTGAACATCAAAAAGACGATAAAGACAACCCAACAACAGGATCTGGATGAGGCCATGGTCACTGATAGCAGGAGTGATCTTACTGCTGACAAAAGttcaaagaaaacaacaaaaactaaagG atTGAGGGGAAGCAATCCTGGCAAGTTATGGAAGTAA